In one Rutidosis leptorrhynchoides isolate AG116_Rl617_1_P2 chromosome 8, CSIRO_AGI_Rlap_v1, whole genome shotgun sequence genomic region, the following are encoded:
- the LOC139862265 gene encoding uncharacterized protein isoform X2, which translates to MAISAHLLMGSIRGIGYLYQEALRILWKASFPQMELHGLISEQWKEMGWQGKDPSTDFRGGGFISLENLLYFARYYLKSFQDLLRKQEGDRSMWEYPFAVAGVNITFMLIQMLDLESVKPRTLVRATLKFLSGCDEINTTSAGNRTFERRHNTTRRLTLLHTSYRMTICSLQHLLVARYQDLLGPRSSGTRI; encoded by the exons ATGGCAATTTCGGCCCATTTGCTTATGGGGTCAATTCGAGGCATCGGTTATCTCTATCag GAAGCATTAAGGATATTGTGGAAAGCTTCGTTTCCTCAAATGGAGCTTCATGGTCTAATATCTGAGCAATGGAAGGAAATGGGATGGCAAGGAAAAGATCCTTCCACTGATTTTCG GGGTGGTGGGTTTATCTCATTGGAGAACTTATTATATTTTGCCAGATATTACCTG AAATCATTTCAAGATCTTCTTCGAAAGCAGGAAGGTGACCGGTCCATGTGGGAATATCCTTTCGCTGTTGCTGGTGTCAATATCACATTTATGCTTATTCAGATGTTGGACCTTGAATCAG TAAAACCACGGACTTTGGTTAGAGCGACCTTAAAATTTCTTTCAG GTTGTGATGAAATCAACACGACATCAGCTGGAAACAGAACTTTTGAAAGAAGACATAACACGACTCGAAGACTTACCCTCCTACACACTTCTTACCGAATGACCATTTGTTCGCTTCAACATTTATTAGTTGCAAGGTACCAAGATTTACTCGGTCCGCGATCAAGTGGCACTAGAATTTAG
- the LOC139862265 gene encoding uncharacterized protein isoform X1, giving the protein MAISAHLLMGSIRGIGYLYQEALRILWKASFPQMELHGLISEQWKEMGWQGKDPSTDFRGGGFISLENLLYFARYYLKSFQDLLRKQEGDRSMWEYPFAVAGVNITFMLIQMLDLESVKPRTLVRATLKFLSDNESVFDLLYCIAYKLMDHQWLDMRASYMDFNICCDEINTTSAGNRTFERRHNTTRRLTLLHTSYRMTICSLQHLLVARYQDLLGPRSSGTRI; this is encoded by the exons ATGGCAATTTCGGCCCATTTGCTTATGGGGTCAATTCGAGGCATCGGTTATCTCTATCag GAAGCATTAAGGATATTGTGGAAAGCTTCGTTTCCTCAAATGGAGCTTCATGGTCTAATATCTGAGCAATGGAAGGAAATGGGATGGCAAGGAAAAGATCCTTCCACTGATTTTCG GGGTGGTGGGTTTATCTCATTGGAGAACTTATTATATTTTGCCAGATATTACCTG AAATCATTTCAAGATCTTCTTCGAAAGCAGGAAGGTGACCGGTCCATGTGGGAATATCCTTTCGCTGTTGCTGGTGTCAATATCACATTTATGCTTATTCAGATGTTGGACCTTGAATCAG TAAAACCACGGACTTTGGTTAGAGCGACCTTAAAATTTCTTTCAG ATAATGAATCAGTGTTTGATCTCCTATATTGTATCGCCTACAAGTTAATGGATCACCAGTGGCTTGACATGCGTGCATCTTACATGGATTTCAATATAT GTTGTGATGAAATCAACACGACATCAGCTGGAAACAGAACTTTTGAAAGAAGACATAACACGACTCGAAGACTTACCCTCCTACACACTTCTTACCGAATGACCATTTGTTCGCTTCAACATTTATTAGTTGCAAGGTACCAAGATTTACTCGGTCCGCGATCAAGTGGCACTAGAATTTAG